Proteins from a genomic interval of Streptomyces sp. NBC_01445:
- a CDS encoding hydrogenase expression protein HypE: MDAATPTVVDSDGLPAEEESPTIHILWINAGLSCDGDSVALTAAMQPSIEEIVLGVLPGLPKIAVHWPLIDFECGPVGGADTFIEWFFKGERGEIDPFVLVVEGSIPNEAIKPEGYWCGFGDDPETGQPITTSEWIDRLAPKALAVVAIGTCATYGGIHAMAGNPTGAMGVPDYLGWDWKSQAGIPIVCVPGCPIQPDNFSETLTYLLYQAAGSAPMIPLDDKLRPTWLFGATVHEGCDRAGYYEQGQFATTYDSPKCLVKLGCWGPVVKCNVPKRGWMNGIGGCPNVGGICIACTMPGFPDKFMPFMDEPPGGKLSSAASGAYGSVIRKLRSITAKTVDKEPKWRNRGKALTTGYRPPW; this comes from the coding sequence ATGGATGCAGCAACGCCGACCGTGGTCGATTCCGACGGTCTGCCGGCAGAGGAAGAATCCCCGACGATTCACATCCTCTGGATCAACGCGGGACTGAGCTGTGACGGCGACTCCGTGGCCCTGACGGCGGCCATGCAGCCGAGCATCGAGGAGATCGTGCTCGGCGTGCTGCCCGGCCTGCCGAAGATTGCCGTCCACTGGCCGCTGATCGACTTCGAATGCGGACCCGTAGGCGGCGCGGACACCTTCATCGAGTGGTTCTTCAAGGGGGAGCGCGGCGAGATCGACCCCTTCGTGCTGGTCGTCGAGGGTTCGATCCCCAACGAGGCCATCAAGCCGGAGGGCTACTGGTGCGGCTTCGGTGACGATCCGGAGACGGGCCAGCCGATCACGACGAGCGAGTGGATCGACCGGCTCGCACCCAAGGCGCTGGCCGTCGTGGCCATCGGGACCTGCGCCACCTACGGCGGCATCCACGCGATGGCGGGCAACCCGACCGGTGCCATGGGAGTGCCCGACTACCTCGGCTGGGACTGGAAGTCCCAGGCAGGCATCCCGATCGTGTGCGTACCGGGATGCCCCATCCAGCCGGACAACTTCTCCGAGACTCTGACCTACCTGCTCTACCAGGCGGCAGGGTCGGCCCCGATGATTCCGCTGGACGACAAGCTGCGTCCGACCTGGCTGTTCGGGGCCACCGTCCACGAGGGCTGCGACCGGGCCGGCTACTACGAGCAGGGCCAGTTCGCGACCACCTACGACTCGCCCAAGTGCCTAGTGAAACTCGGCTGCTGGGGACCGGTCGTCAAGTGCAACGTGCCCAAGCGCGGCTGGATGAACGGCATCGGCGGCTGTCCGAACGTCGGCGGCATCTGCATCGCCTGCACCATGCCCGGCTTCCCCGACAAGTTCATGCCGTTCATGGACGAGCCGCCCGGCGGCAAGCTGTCCAGCGCGGCGAGCGGCGCGTACGGGTCGGTGATCCGAAAGCTCCGCTCCATCACGGCCAAGACCGTGGACAAGGAGCCCAAGTGGCGCAACCGCGGCAAGGCGTTGACGACCGGATACCGGCCGCCGTGGTGA
- a CDS encoding enoyl-CoA hydratase-related protein, with protein sequence MHILLVASAFNSLTQRVHAELRDRGHSLDVHLASSDDALRGALGACKPELVIAPMLKRAIPEDVWREHTCLIVHPGPVGDRGPSSLDWAISAGVDRWGVTVLQANGEMDAGHVWASAGFPVSPVGKSDLYRNEVSDAALDAVLLAVDRFASGTYSPLPQAQVRNRAAAGTRPSYPQGLRRIRWARDSTETVLRKLRAADSSPGVLDELLGGEWHLHGGHPEDELKGRPGELLATRAGAICRATVDGAVWIPELRLRRRPGEPRPFKLPAVQALADRLPDLPDSVFAPDADHDRRTWSDISYREEGAVGFLSFSFPGGAMSTSHCRRLLDAYWAACSRPTAVLVLGGTRDFFSNGIHLNVIEAADDPGAESWANINAMNDLVEAVLTTTDRLVVSALGGNAAAGGAMLALAADEVWCRAGVVLNPHYRLMGLYGSEYWTYTLPRRVGADVADRLMQEALPVSASAGLRPGLVDRLVECYPQDFPGEVTRLAVRLANSAGMQERIAAKKQTRERDESVKPLSLYREAELSSMLRTFSDPHAPYHALRRAFVRKQPSTEAPSHLIRAGAAGR encoded by the coding sequence GTGCACATTCTGCTGGTGGCGAGCGCGTTCAACAGTCTCACTCAGCGCGTCCACGCCGAGTTGCGGGACCGAGGCCACAGCCTGGACGTGCATCTCGCATCCAGTGACGATGCGCTGCGCGGCGCACTCGGCGCCTGTAAGCCGGAGCTGGTCATCGCGCCCATGCTGAAGAGGGCCATCCCCGAGGATGTGTGGCGGGAACACACCTGCCTGATCGTTCACCCCGGACCCGTAGGTGACCGGGGCCCCTCCTCGCTCGACTGGGCGATCAGTGCGGGCGTTGACCGTTGGGGCGTCACCGTGCTCCAGGCCAACGGTGAGATGGACGCCGGCCACGTGTGGGCATCGGCCGGTTTCCCGGTGTCTCCGGTCGGCAAGAGCGACCTGTACCGCAACGAGGTGTCGGACGCCGCGTTGGACGCGGTGCTCCTGGCCGTCGACCGATTCGCCTCGGGCACCTATTCGCCCCTGCCCCAGGCCCAGGTGAGGAACAGGGCGGCGGCAGGAACCCGCCCCTCCTACCCCCAGGGCCTGCGGCGCATCCGCTGGGCGCGGGACAGCACCGAGACCGTGTTGCGCAAGCTGCGCGCTGCCGACTCGTCCCCCGGCGTGCTGGACGAACTCCTGGGTGGTGAGTGGCACTTGCACGGGGGCCACCCGGAGGACGAACTGAAGGGGCGCCCAGGGGAGTTGCTCGCCACCAGGGCCGGGGCGATCTGCCGTGCGACAGTGGACGGCGCCGTATGGATTCCCGAACTGAGGCTCCGCCGCAGACCGGGGGAGCCCAGGCCGTTCAAACTGCCGGCCGTTCAGGCCCTCGCCGACCGGCTCCCCGACCTTCCGGACAGCGTCTTCGCGCCTGACGCGGACCATGACCGGCGTACCTGGTCCGACATCAGCTATCGCGAGGAGGGGGCGGTCGGGTTCCTGTCCTTCTCCTTCCCGGGCGGAGCCATGAGCACGTCGCACTGCCGGCGCCTGCTCGACGCCTACTGGGCCGCCTGCTCGCGACCCACTGCCGTGCTCGTCCTCGGCGGCACCCGGGACTTCTTCTCCAACGGAATCCATCTGAACGTGATTGAGGCGGCCGATGATCCGGGCGCCGAGTCCTGGGCCAACATCAACGCGATGAACGACCTGGTCGAGGCCGTGCTTACGACCACTGACCGCCTGGTGGTCAGCGCCCTGGGCGGCAACGCAGCCGCGGGCGGGGCCATGCTGGCCCTCGCCGCGGACGAAGTGTGGTGCCGTGCGGGCGTGGTGCTCAACCCGCACTACCGTCTGATGGGGCTGTACGGGTCCGAGTACTGGACCTACACGCTGCCGCGCCGCGTGGGCGCCGACGTGGCCGACCGACTGATGCAGGAGGCGCTGCCGGTGAGCGCGTCGGCCGGGCTGCGGCCGGGTCTGGTGGACCGCCTCGTCGAGTGCTACCCGCAGGATTTCCCGGGCGAAGTGACCCGTTTGGCCGTGCGGCTCGCCAATTCCGCCGGGATGCAGGAGCGCATCGCGGCGAAGAAGCAGACACGGGAGCGGGACGAATCCGTCAAGCCGCTGTCCCTCTACCGGGAAGCGGAGCTCTCGAGCATGCTCCGCACCTTCTCGGACCCCCATGCCCCGTACCACGCGCTGCGGCGTGCATTCGTTCGTAAGCAGCCCTCCACCGAGGCGCCGTCCCACCTGATCCGCGCCGGTGCGGCGGGTCGGTGA
- a CDS encoding GNAT family N-acetyltransferase, whose amino-acid sequence MDLIYEKSGVAVGVRTACIGDAEAVRVIRNDAIEHSTALWTTRTQTSAEAAAWLTTHLNRGSAFVAEVDGEVAGFAVYGPWKDFDGFCHTVENSVYVREGLHGLGIGSALLTVLISGARKAGHHVVIAGIEGSNTASIRLHERFGFQHAGTVREVGTKFGRWLDLTLMRLLLA is encoded by the coding sequence ATGGATCTAATATACGAGAAGTCGGGGGTGGCGGTAGGCGTCCGCACGGCATGCATCGGTGACGCCGAGGCTGTGCGAGTCATCCGCAACGACGCGATCGAGCACTCCACGGCCCTTTGGACGACCAGAACTCAGACTTCCGCCGAAGCGGCCGCCTGGCTCACCACCCACCTGAACCGTGGCTCGGCGTTCGTGGCCGAGGTCGACGGTGAGGTCGCCGGGTTCGCGGTCTACGGCCCGTGGAAGGACTTCGACGGGTTCTGCCACACGGTGGAGAACTCCGTCTACGTCCGAGAGGGACTCCACGGGCTCGGCATCGGATCCGCGCTGCTGACCGTACTCATCTCCGGCGCGCGCAAGGCCGGCCACCACGTGGTGATCGCGGGGATCGAAGGCAGCAACACGGCCTCGATCCGGCTGCATGAACGCTTCGGTTTCCAGCATGCCGGCACGGTGCGTGAGGTCGGAACGAAGTTCGGCCGGTGGCTGGACCTGACGCTCATGCGGCTTCTCCTGGCGTGA
- a CDS encoding helix-turn-helix domain-containing protein — translation MSNMVDPLVAQIAARIRVERERRRWTLARLAEESGVSRAMIHRIERGESSPTAAILGKLSAAFQLSVSSLFALAEGAAEAPADGGSPVGESESGGVRRRGEAVEWTDPATGYRRRQITGLEFPTEVAEIRLPAGARVPYPAAAFAFLRQVVWVLDGHLTFHEGDAVHELDAGDTIELGEPSPRVFANTSTDECRYAVILARGTNP, via the coding sequence ATGTCCAACATGGTAGACCCGCTGGTGGCGCAGATCGCGGCCCGCATTCGCGTCGAGCGGGAGCGACGCCGGTGGACCCTGGCCCGGCTCGCCGAGGAGTCGGGGGTGTCCCGCGCCATGATCCACCGGATCGAGCGCGGTGAAAGCAGCCCCACCGCCGCGATCCTGGGCAAACTGTCCGCCGCCTTCCAGCTCAGCGTCTCCTCCTTGTTCGCCCTCGCCGAAGGCGCGGCCGAAGCACCGGCCGACGGCGGGTCCCCCGTCGGCGAGAGCGAGTCTGGAGGGGTGCGCCGCCGGGGCGAGGCAGTGGAGTGGACCGATCCCGCCACCGGGTACCGCCGCCGCCAGATCACCGGCCTGGAATTCCCCACCGAGGTCGCCGAGATCCGCCTGCCCGCCGGTGCCCGCGTGCCGTATCCCGCCGCCGCCTTCGCGTTCCTGCGCCAGGTGGTCTGGGTGCTCGACGGGCATCTGACCTTCCACGAGGGCGATGCGGTGCATGAACTCGACGCGGGGGACACGATCGAACTGGGCGAACCCTCCCCACGCGTCTTCGCCAACACCAGCACCGACGAATGCCGCTACGCCGTCATCCTGGCCCGGGGGACAAATCCGTGA
- a CDS encoding CoA transferase encodes MLREADLFYANRRPGYLEKIGLSAEEATAIRPGIIHLSFSLAGVTGPWADRVGFDQTAGALTGIMLMEGADGVAAGPKSTPALPYISVVNDYVLSWLATTGAVAALMRRATDGGSYRVTLNLTRIATWILSLGVFDRDYAHEVALDPDPNSPHAYLDPDAFTAETPCGHYQGVTDQIIMSKTPGRFRDVPLPRGGSAPVWLPRHR; translated from the coding sequence CTGCTGCGCGAAGCCGACCTCTTCTACGCCAACCGCCGCCCCGGCTACCTCGAGAAGATCGGCCTGAGTGCCGAGGAAGCCACGGCCATCCGCCCCGGCATCATCCACCTCAGCTTCTCGCTTGCCGGCGTGACCGGCCCGTGGGCCGACCGCGTCGGCTTCGACCAGACCGCCGGCGCGCTCACCGGCATCATGCTGATGGAGGGCGCGGACGGTGTCGCGGCCGGACCGAAGAGCACACCTGCTCTGCCTTACATCAGCGTCGTCAATGACTACGTCCTCTCCTGGCTGGCCACCACCGGGGCCGTCGCCGCGCTGATGCGCCGCGCCACCGACGGCGGCAGCTATCGCGTCACCCTCAACCTCACCCGCATCGCCACCTGGATCCTCAGCCTCGGTGTCTTCGACCGTGACTACGCCCACGAGGTCGCGCTCGACCCCGACCCCAACTCCCCGCACGCGTACCTCGACCCGGACGCCTTCACCGCCGAAACCCCCTGCGGCCACTACCAGGGCGTCACCGACCAGATCATCATGTCCAAGACCCCCGGCCGCTTCCGCGACGTCCCGCTTCCCCGCGGCGGCAGTGCTCCCGTCTGGCTTCCCCGACACCGCTGA
- a CDS encoding barstar family protein — MSFPDYYGQNLDALNDCLRDVESYEYGTTRDATGLVIVFTSYGRFARAEPRTAQIVLDILADRARSAALFGHRIMCLVHSNDPDISFEPVGAMPVQWNDAERLDSSRRSA, encoded by the coding sequence CTGAGCTTTCCCGACTACTACGGTCAGAACCTCGACGCACTCAATGACTGCCTCCGCGACGTCGAGTCGTACGAGTACGGAACCACCCGGGACGCCACCGGCCTCGTCATCGTCTTCACGAGCTACGGCCGGTTTGCGCGTGCGGAACCGCGTACCGCGCAGATCGTGCTGGACATCCTTGCCGACCGCGCTCGCAGCGCGGCCCTGTTCGGACACCGCATCATGTGCCTGGTTCACAGCAACGACCCGGACATCAGCTTCGAGCCGGTGGGCGCCATGCCCGTCCAGTGGAACGACGCCGAACGGCTCGACAGCAGTCGACGGTCCGCCTGA
- a CDS encoding MFS transporter gives MAMTPVSQRPHGSPAAGSPRDRARLHFRLKTATQLGQGLDGYVIGGIGMAMTALTADLHLGTVAQGLVGASPLIGIFFGGPVFGWLADRFGRRPVFMVDMLIFLISSVAQFFVADGTQLFLIRLVMGLAIGGEYAVGAPLLSEYAPSKGRGRLLGSLEISWYVGYALATVVGALFAEMDGGWRWSLSSGAVIAVVCLALRGGVPESARWLLSKGRTEEAQTLIERYGIELDADAELAETGEQAGFRALFSRKHLRATVFAGTFWAALVLPYFAIGAFWSEVFEALNMGDNAVAALLVYAFTAVAGVTLGCLVVERIGRRKLLIPPFWITAVCLALVAMWPDVTPVVVGGFLFFIFLNAASSALTAVYPLEVFPTALRTTGVGFAAAISRVGAAIGTFLLPMGLEHVGPRFVLLVGAAVLALGGLVSHFLAPETTDMDLAHTARAGR, from the coding sequence ATGGCAATGACGCCTGTCTCCCAGCGCCCCCACGGCTCACCCGCGGCGGGCAGTCCCCGCGACCGGGCCCGGCTGCACTTCCGCCTGAAGACCGCGACCCAGTTGGGCCAGGGCCTGGACGGCTACGTCATCGGCGGCATCGGCATGGCGATGACCGCGCTCACCGCGGACCTGCACCTGGGCACGGTCGCTCAGGGCCTGGTCGGAGCCTCACCGCTGATCGGCATCTTCTTCGGCGGACCGGTCTTCGGCTGGCTCGCCGACCGGTTCGGGCGCCGCCCCGTCTTCATGGTCGACATGCTGATCTTCCTGATCAGCTCGGTGGCTCAGTTCTTCGTGGCGGACGGCACCCAACTCTTCCTGATCCGCCTGGTGATGGGCCTGGCGATCGGCGGCGAGTACGCGGTGGGCGCGCCCCTGCTGTCCGAGTACGCGCCCAGCAAGGGCCGCGGCCGACTGCTCGGCAGCCTGGAGATCAGCTGGTACGTGGGATACGCCCTGGCCACCGTGGTCGGTGCCCTGTTCGCCGAGATGGACGGCGGCTGGCGCTGGTCCCTGTCCAGCGGCGCGGTCATCGCCGTCGTCTGTCTCGCACTGCGCGGGGGCGTGCCGGAGTCGGCGCGCTGGCTCCTCAGCAAGGGCCGCACCGAGGAGGCCCAGACGCTCATCGAGCGGTACGGCATCGAGCTCGACGCGGACGCCGAACTCGCCGAGACCGGTGAACAGGCGGGATTCCGGGCCCTGTTCAGCCGCAAGCACCTGCGGGCGACCGTCTTCGCCGGCACGTTCTGGGCGGCGCTCGTCCTGCCGTACTTCGCGATCGGCGCCTTCTGGAGCGAGGTGTTCGAGGCCCTGAACATGGGCGACAATGCGGTCGCCGCACTCCTCGTCTACGCGTTCACGGCCGTCGCAGGAGTGACGCTCGGCTGCCTCGTGGTCGAACGCATCGGTCGGCGCAAGCTCCTGATCCCCCCGTTCTGGATCACGGCGGTCTGCCTCGCTCTGGTGGCCATGTGGCCGGACGTCACACCTGTGGTGGTGGGCGGCTTCCTGTTCTTCATCTTCCTCAACGCGGCGTCCAGCGCGCTGACGGCGGTGTATCCGCTGGAGGTCTTCCCCACCGCGCTGCGCACCACGGGCGTCGGATTCGCGGCGGCCATCAGCCGGGTGGGTGCCGCGATCGGTACGTTCCTGCTGCCGATGGGGCTGGAACACGTGGGCCCGCGATTCGTCCTGCTGGTCGGCGCGGCGGTGCTCGCGCTCGGGGGTCTGGTCTCCCACTTCCTGGCACCGGAGACGACGGACATGGACCTCGCCCACACGGCGCGCGCGGGGCGCTGA
- a CDS encoding NAD-dependent succinate-semialdehyde dehydrogenase, whose amino-acid sequence MDIDLAVETDLATDIESIVKSPYGEGDLWIGGQWRAASDGRTYPVYDPATGEVVREVGAASAQDATDALDAASAAAEEWRRTPARRRSEILTGAFRLMHEHSDALARLITLENGKAYRDAKAEVGYAAEFFRWFAEEAVRIGSGFGEAPAGGFRHAILKAPVGVTAFVTPWNFPAAMATRKIAPALAAGCPVLLKPAPETPLTALAVAALLAEAGLPAGLLNVLPTDRATETVSAWLDDERVRKFSFTGSTATGRVLLRQCADHVVNVTMELGGNAPFVVLADADIDAAVRGAMDAKMRGGGEVCIAANRFYVHSDVAAEFTEKFGAAMREVKAGPGLAEGVTLGPVINPTAVERISGLVADAVNRGARIAAQGEAPADGGWYHPATVLTDVPADADILHTEVFGPVAPIVTFTDEEEMLAAANDTAYGLASYVYTRDLARGLRIAERLEAGMVGLNRGLISDTAAPFGGVKQSGIGREGGREGIEAFLETKYVALDWPTP is encoded by the coding sequence ATGGACATCGACCTCGCCGTCGAAACCGACCTCGCCACCGATATCGAGAGCATCGTCAAGTCGCCTTATGGAGAAGGAGACTTGTGGATCGGCGGGCAGTGGCGCGCCGCGTCCGACGGCCGCACGTACCCGGTGTACGACCCGGCCACCGGCGAGGTCGTCCGCGAGGTCGGCGCCGCCTCGGCGCAGGACGCGACCGACGCCCTCGACGCCGCGTCGGCCGCGGCCGAGGAGTGGCGGCGCACCCCGGCCCGCCGCCGCTCCGAGATCCTCACCGGCGCCTTCCGCCTGATGCACGAGCACAGCGACGCCCTCGCCCGACTCATCACCCTGGAGAACGGCAAGGCGTACCGCGACGCCAAGGCCGAGGTCGGCTACGCCGCCGAGTTCTTCCGCTGGTTCGCCGAGGAGGCCGTACGCATCGGCTCCGGCTTCGGCGAGGCACCGGCGGGCGGCTTCCGGCACGCGATCCTCAAGGCACCCGTCGGCGTCACCGCGTTCGTGACGCCGTGGAACTTCCCCGCCGCGATGGCCACCCGCAAGATCGCCCCCGCGCTCGCGGCCGGCTGCCCCGTCCTGCTCAAGCCGGCCCCCGAGACACCCCTGACCGCGCTGGCCGTCGCCGCGCTGCTCGCCGAGGCCGGACTGCCGGCCGGCCTGCTCAACGTACTGCCGACCGACCGTGCCACCGAGACCGTCTCCGCCTGGCTCGACGACGAGCGTGTCCGCAAGTTCTCCTTCACCGGCTCCACCGCCACCGGCCGCGTCCTGCTGCGCCAGTGCGCCGACCACGTCGTCAACGTGACCATGGAACTCGGCGGCAACGCCCCGTTCGTGGTCCTCGCCGACGCCGACATCGACGCCGCCGTACGCGGTGCGATGGACGCCAAGATGCGCGGCGGAGGAGAGGTGTGCATCGCCGCCAACCGGTTCTACGTGCACTCCGACGTCGCCGCAGAGTTCACCGAGAAGTTCGGCGCCGCGATGCGTGAGGTCAAGGCTGGGCCCGGCCTCGCCGAGGGCGTCACCCTCGGCCCGGTGATCAACCCGACGGCGGTGGAACGGATCTCCGGTCTCGTCGCCGACGCCGTGAACCGCGGCGCCCGGATCGCCGCGCAGGGCGAGGCCCCCGCCGACGGAGGCTGGTACCACCCGGCCACCGTCCTCACCGACGTCCCCGCCGACGCCGACATCCTGCACACCGAGGTCTTCGGCCCGGTCGCCCCGATCGTCACCTTCACCGACGAGGAGGAGATGCTCGCCGCGGCCAACGACACCGCGTACGGCCTCGCCTCGTACGTCTACACCCGCGACCTGGCCCGCGGCCTGCGGATCGCCGAGCGTCTGGAGGCCGGCATGGTCGGCCTCAACCGCGGCCTGATCTCCGACACGGCCGCCCCCTTCGGCGGCGTCAAGCAGTCCGGCATCGGCCGCGAGGGAGGCCGCGAAGGAATCGAGGCGTTCCTGGAGACCAAGTACGTAGCCCTGGACTGGCCCACCCCCTGA
- a CDS encoding IclR family transcriptional regulator, with amino-acid sequence MNEANAPRSVRSQGHGLRRDVDLLEALGSPEAHRTGGLGVVRIAQLVGRDKSQVSRALKALADEGIVERDPDSLEYRLGWRLFSLVARTSESRVVRVAGPVMHRLAADLEETTHLCVLHDREVRTLLSVSGHSYRLREWEGRGCSAWITSAGPVLLEGASPDELYVRFGATEEVSVPDLWSRIRRAEAEGFAREVEEFEPGLVGVSAAVRDFRGRVVAALNVTAPAERFAARLDHAGAAAAAAAAKVSAQLGWEPRQ; translated from the coding sequence GTGAACGAAGCGAACGCCCCCCGGTCCGTCCGCAGCCAGGGCCACGGCCTGCGCCGCGACGTCGACCTCCTCGAAGCACTCGGCTCGCCCGAGGCCCACCGCACCGGCGGCCTCGGTGTCGTACGCATAGCCCAGCTGGTGGGGCGCGACAAGAGCCAGGTGTCCCGGGCGCTGAAGGCTCTCGCCGACGAGGGCATCGTCGAGCGGGACCCCGACAGCCTCGAGTACCGGCTCGGCTGGCGGCTGTTCTCGCTGGTCGCGCGGACCTCGGAGAGCCGGGTCGTGCGCGTGGCGGGGCCGGTCATGCACCGGTTGGCCGCTGACCTGGAGGAGACCACCCACCTGTGCGTGCTGCACGACAGGGAGGTGCGCACCCTGCTCTCGGTGTCCGGGCACTCCTACCGCCTGCGCGAATGGGAGGGGCGCGGCTGCTCTGCCTGGATCACCTCCGCGGGGCCGGTGCTTCTGGAGGGCGCCAGCCCCGACGAGCTGTATGTGCGGTTCGGGGCCACCGAAGAGGTGTCGGTGCCCGACCTCTGGTCCCGCATCCGGCGGGCCGAGGCGGAGGGGTTCGCCCGCGAGGTCGAGGAGTTCGAGCCCGGGCTCGTCGGCGTCTCCGCCGCAGTGCGTGACTTCCGCGGCCGGGTCGTGGCCGCCCTCAACGTCACCGCGCCCGCCGAGCGTTTCGCGGCGCGCCTCGACCACGCGGGAGCGGCCGCCGCGGCCGCCGCGGCGAAGGTGTCGGCCCAGCTCGGCTGGGAGCCGCGGCAGTAG
- the fae gene encoding formaldehyde-activating enzyme — protein MPFASTVLIGESFVGDGVNAAHTNIVLGRKGGPVETAWATALATPSAGHVPFMTVVRPSVPVKPLTLFVNKAAADGELHERATWGSAQAGLAQGVADAVLDGTVPAGEADDLLIIAAIWVNPGVDDLDESFRNQRVAAYQALRAAVEGRPTAGDVIDAVKSGVTNPFYTPSAQQLSVSAPKA, from the coding sequence ATGCCCTTTGCCTCCACCGTCCTCATCGGTGAATCCTTCGTGGGCGACGGCGTCAACGCCGCGCACACCAACATCGTCCTCGGCCGCAAGGGTGGTCCGGTGGAGACCGCGTGGGCCACCGCCCTGGCCACGCCGAGCGCGGGGCACGTGCCGTTCATGACGGTCGTGCGCCCCTCGGTGCCGGTGAAGCCGCTGACCCTGTTCGTCAACAAGGCGGCGGCCGACGGGGAGCTGCACGAGCGCGCCACCTGGGGCTCGGCCCAGGCGGGCCTCGCACAGGGGGTCGCCGACGCCGTGCTCGACGGGACCGTCCCCGCTGGCGAGGCGGACGACCTGCTGATCATCGCCGCGATCTGGGTCAACCCGGGCGTCGACGACCTCGACGAGTCCTTCCGCAACCAGCGTGTCGCCGCTTACCAGGCGCTGCGCGCCGCCGTCGAGGGCCGGCCGACAGCCGGGGACGTGATCGACGCGGTCAAGTCCGGTGTCACCAACCCGTTCTACACGCCGTCGGCGCAGCAGCTGTCGGTCTCGGCGCCCAAGGCCTAA
- a CDS encoding NAD(P)-dependent oxidoreductase, protein MRIGFIGLGNMGGHMARHLIQAGHQVTVHDTRPEAAAEHVALGAAWAETAALCASDAEVLVTMLPNPRIVEDVLLRGGVAEALPAGSLWIDMSTSTPAAADRVAAEVLDERGVRRLDAPVSGMAHGAKAGMLQIFVGGSDADFAAALPVLEVMGDPDRILHVGPLGAGYTVKLMINLLWFTHLTASAEVLAMGVKAGVGLDTLRNALLASPAASNFLENDIMSILTDGDYDDSFAMALACKDLGLAVDLGRDIGVSTELSALVEQIYRRSKAQHGDLAGEMSPVRLYESLAGQEFRLPATQAREAGTPAAV, encoded by the coding sequence ATGAGGATCGGATTCATCGGGCTCGGCAACATGGGCGGCCACATGGCCCGTCATCTCATCCAGGCGGGGCACCAGGTGACGGTGCACGACACCCGCCCCGAGGCCGCCGCCGAGCACGTGGCACTCGGTGCCGCGTGGGCGGAGACCGCCGCTCTGTGCGCGAGCGACGCCGAGGTCCTGGTGACGATGCTGCCCAACCCGCGCATCGTCGAGGACGTGCTGCTGCGCGGCGGGGTCGCCGAGGCGCTGCCCGCCGGGTCCCTGTGGATCGACATGTCGACGTCCACACCGGCCGCCGCCGACCGGGTCGCCGCCGAGGTGCTCGACGAGCGCGGTGTGCGCCGGCTCGACGCACCGGTGAGCGGTATGGCGCACGGCGCCAAGGCGGGGATGCTGCAGATCTTCGTCGGTGGCTCCGACGCCGACTTCGCGGCGGCGCTGCCCGTGCTCGAGGTGATGGGTGACCCCGACCGCATCCTCCACGTGGGTCCGCTGGGCGCCGGATACACGGTCAAACTCATGATCAACCTTCTCTGGTTCACCCACCTCACGGCCTCCGCCGAGGTCCTGGCCATGGGCGTGAAGGCGGGCGTCGGCCTGGACACCCTGCGCAACGCGCTCCTGGCCAGCCCGGCCGCCTCGAACTTCCTCGAGAACGACATCATGTCGATCCTTACCGACGGGGACTACGACGACTCGTTCGCCATGGCACTCGCCTGCAAGGACCTCGGGCTCGCCGTGGACCTGGGCCGCGACATCGGCGTCTCCACCGAACTGTCGGCCCTGGTCGAGCAGATCTACCGCCGCTCCAAGGCCCAGCACGGCGACCTGGCGGGCGAGATGAGCCCGGTCCGTCTTTACGAGTCCCTGGCGGGCCAGGAATTCCGGCTCCCGGCGACGCAGGCACGGGAGGCGGGCACGCCGGCGGCCGTGTGA
- a CDS encoding universal stress protein, translating into MDRLPRIVVGIDGSPSSQAALRWAVRYAHLVGGRVEAVSAWEVPGMASWSAPAVDADFDEGQAEQGLVAEVRAVLGENGGSLVHERLVRGNAADVLVDSAQGAEMLVVGGRGHGRFRRALLGSVSQQVAQHAPCPVTIIRPDVPAE; encoded by the coding sequence ATGGACAGGCTGCCGAGGATCGTAGTGGGCATCGACGGTTCGCCCTCTTCGCAGGCCGCGCTGCGCTGGGCGGTCCGGTACGCGCACCTGGTGGGCGGGAGGGTGGAGGCGGTGTCGGCGTGGGAGGTACCTGGTATGGCGTCGTGGTCGGCCCCTGCGGTGGACGCCGACTTCGACGAGGGGCAGGCCGAGCAGGGTCTGGTCGCGGAGGTCCGCGCCGTCCTCGGCGAGAACGGCGGATCCCTGGTGCACGAACGCCTCGTGCGTGGCAATGCGGCCGACGTGCTGGTGGATTCCGCCCAGGGCGCCGAGATGCTGGTCGTGGGCGGCCGCGGCCACGGCCGTTTCCGACGGGCGCTGCTCGGTTCGGTCAGTCAGCAGGTGGCGCAGCACGCTCCGTGCCCGGTGACGATCATCCGGCCGGACGTGCCTGCCGAATGA